The genomic DNA GGCATACCAAGTGGTTGTCTTCCTGCTGGTGGCCCTGTTGCCGGGACGGCGTGTGCACCTCACCCGGGAAACCTACAAATTCAACTCGTTGGCCGTGGCTTTGGTGCTGATTATTGCCGGTGGCTATGCCGAGTACAGGAAGTATCCCGTCGTCAGCTATATATTACGTCACTATCTGCGCTTCTGCATCTTTGGGATTGTGAGTGCGTTCGTGGCGGCCGCCTGGAGCTATTGGCGCGTGGACACCGCCAAGTACAATGTGCTCAGGCATAATGTGTCGAACGAATACGGCCGCACCGGGAGCTTTGTGGTTGATTTTGCCCTCGGCAGGCAGCTGAACCCCAAGTGGATGGGACGAGTGGACTGGAAGCAATACTACTATCGTCTGTCCTTAATCAGCACCCTGCTGTATGCAACATGCTACATCTACCAGACCCTGCAGTGGCCCAAGCCGCATCCGATGTCGGACGGAATTACCCTGGCGAAATATTACTTCAACAATATCCAGTACGATCCGGGCACTTTGCTCTCGGCCAGCTGCCTGATGCTCTACGTACTCGACGCTATTGTCTTTGAGCACCATTTGAGCTCGTCCTTCGAGCTGCAGTACGAGGGCTACGGtggtctcctgctgctgcgctatgcGGCCACACCCTACCTGCTGACTGCCGTGACGAAATACTTTTACGATCAGCGTGTGACCATCACCTGCTGGTATGCACCCATCGGAGtggtggccctgctgctgctcggtctCTGCGTGAAGCGCTTCAGCAGCGCCTACAAGTACAAGTACAGGCTGAACTCGCAGAGCCCCATCTTTGCCAACATCGAGACGATTCACACCTTCCAGGGCAACCGAATTCTGCTGACCGGCCTATGGGGCCATGTGCGTCAGCCCAACTACTTGGGCGACATCATTGCATTGGTGGCTCTGGCGACACCCATGGCGCTGCGTCTGGCCTGGCCCCCAGTCCTGGGCCTGGGACTGCTCatcctggtgctgctgcaccgCACAACACGCTCGAATGCACGCAATCATGCGCGCTACCACTCTGCATGGAATCGCTACTGCGCCCGAGTGCGGTACTCCATTCTGCCGAAGATCTTTTAAGATCTTCTTTTAAGATCCCATTCTATAGTTTattttcagttcagtttttgagtttttttatttctgtgaccattttggctttgttttattttatgtttcgAATTGTATATAGCAATACTCGTGCATCCATttaccacaaccacaacaccATCTCTCATTGATTTTAGTACAaaatttgattatattttcaCCAACGGACATTTAACGCAACTACATTTAATCTACACTTAAATAAGCTTAGTTAAGCTCATATAATAGTAGCTATACgaacatttatatgtacaatagGCTGTACGCTTAAGATTTAGGCACCATATTGACTACTCTCTGTATAAAACATACTGACATTTGTAGGAATTactttatatgtatatttaaatatcaattaaataaatcctTAGTTTCTATACTATAAAGAAACGCACAACAAATGgtgtaattattttgtattttaagtGAGTTGAAGGATTACAAGTGGTTCGTTGCTTGTGAGAAATATCTTTCTGATATTACAGGAGGACATCTAAAAATTCAATGAGTTATGCATTCTGAATACTCCTAAGCTTTAATGattcaaaaaactaattttctaAGGTTTAAGTGCGGCGATTAAAAGTCTTGTTTAGTGCAAACTTCTGTATCTTTAAGGTCAAGTCCGCTCTTAACTTGATTTCAAGTTGAAgccaaatataaaatatgatGGAGCATATTTCATGccttttgccacaaaatgtggttggatgatgatgatgaatgtCAGCCAACGAATAAAAGAAgtaattttgtgtaaaaatgCCCCTGCCATCCCCCCATCCGATGCCCTATGCAGGACTTTACCGAGCCCCTCACCGCACAAAGTTGtgtggtgtgggcgtggcacaaAGCCGTTACAACTGTTAATGACATTTACGAATGTTTGCGAGAGACCAAAACTTGCTGGAACCACCCATCCGTCCACCCGTCCTCTCTCCTCCCTTCCATCCACCACACACATAATGCCAAAATAATGACGAAGTCTGGCCTGCACCTCCGTCCCCACAATACCAACCCGCTACGGCATGATTCCCCCCTCTGCCAGGGAATAGAAAAATGACGCGGAAACTgtcaaaaaagaaagcaacagaaaatataGAAAGGAGGCAAGGAACCCCAACGCTGGGCCGACATTTGCGGTTTGCTATACAAATGACCGCCGCCGTTGCCGACTGCCCCGCCCACTTGAcgaaaattatgcaataatGGCGTCAACATTAGCAAATTGTAGAGCTATGCAGCTTGTAGAGGCAGTTCCTATTCAGGCAGGAACAGCACCATGCCACCCCCCGTTCGGTAGGTTGTCCTTTAATGAGCGTTTAAATTGGCGGATCCCGCAGAGGGtgggatttttcttttgctttttttatttgattgattgctcTTTGCGCGGGTGGCAGGGAACGGAGCATGTGAATTATTTCTACAAGTATgcaaatttaacaatttacaCGAAAAAGTAGTGGgaatatttattggaaatcgTTTTACTTCTTGGAAAATCTTGTCATCGCGATTCTTATTAAGCAAATATAACCTCCTATGAGTCACTACTGTAGTAAAATACTATTTTGTTTCCACTGAGACTGGAAATGAAATTGGAGTTAAGCTTCCTTAAAAACTTTAGCAAGagaaaaacatacaaaagaaaagagaaaacgtCAACTCTCACACATACTtgctcatacacacacacgcttaCACTCTCGCATAAATCACGCCTTTTGTCAGCATCAGATAACGTTTGGcataaatttagttttaattgaCTTAATGCTTGTACTTTtatcaaataattaattacaacCCAGAGTGTGGGCCAGCACCCAACTgacagcgagacagagacagagagagccagTCGAGACAGTTTAaggagctgtgtgtgtgggaacaAAGTTGGGTCAAGCAGGGATCTCTATGCCCAGCCCTATCTTCCACTTTTCTgtgggcggcaggcaggcacttctgccgtctctctgcctgctgttAGTTGGCCAGCAAACTgcagtgtttgcttttgcgtgGGCAGCCACTCGCTTTCAATTATCTAGTTTTCTATAAATTTTCTTGGTCCCGCAGTGGTTTGCCGTTGtcaatgcattttgttggtCTGTAATTGCCCCTTGTCAACAAGTTGGGGAACAACCAGTCCAGAGATCGATATCGCGGTCGTTTGCCACAATTTTTGCTCTGTTGGCAGAGCAATAAAACTGTTATTGAATGTAATTAGCTTTGTAATGGGgttatttatgtatgccaTTGCTTGTTTATGTAGTGCGGTGCAGTGCCGTGCAGTTTGTCATTGCTCtgttttgattgattgattaattgatGGCTGGATGGGTGCTGACTGGACTGAAATCGAGAATTGAAACTCGAAAGTTTAATTGAACTTTTCTTGGTAGGGTCTCAAGAACTACTCTAACCTCTAACCTTGAGGCCACTTCATTGGCAAACCATGTGAAAAATTAGCAGAAAGGAAACCCAAACCACCTATCCACTGGGACTGGTCTCATTGCCAACTTAGGCAGGGAGGGAccttgacaaaaaaaaacgtcaAGCAGAAAGGTCTTGACAAGTTTTGTCAGCCAACAATGGGACACGTCGCCTTTGTTCGCCTTGCCTCGCCAGTGTCAGGACCTGAACATTCATCTTCATCAGGAAGCGGGCTAagtttgcatttaaattggtAATTAACACagaacgaaagcgaaaaccaGAAGGAATAAAAAATGCGACACGAAATAAACAGGAATACAAAAGAACTAAGCGAAGGAGTGTAGAAACAGAGAAACGGAAGCAATCAACTAGCCAAAAGATAACAAATGTGTGGGGGCAAAGAAACGGAATAGTAAGTAGGACAGTCTCACACATTGCAGAAATGGTAAGGCCAAAGGGCAGAATATCATTTTCGATTGCACAATTGATTGTCAAAGCGAGAGcgtacactgagagaaatacatacaagaatttattttcttactGTCAGTGTGAAGTTCCATTTGCTGAATGTTGATCAGATCAGCCGCAAAGTGGTGCAGACAGTGATCAATCCATAAATTCTCTCAGTGTTGGTTTCTGTAAAATCTCacccaataataataatcccgTTGCTTCTGGGagctgcacttgctgctgtttcttctgcttctccgGCGTTATCATTTCATTAAATCAGAAAAGggaacaaaacaataaaacggtacaacaacaacaacaaagagagcgaacgaTTGCCAAAAGACAAAGCGACAAAAGCGTACCGTTTTGGCTCCCCTCCCACGAAcacgactctctctctcactctctctctccccaccaTTGAGCGCTGTCAATTGAATGTAAATGAGAGAGTGACTGAGGGGTTGGCGCTGTCAACCAAACGGAGAGGAATGAATTAAGATTGGGCagggctgaggcagaggcagaggcagaagttGACTTTTGTTAAGCAGGTCAGCGCAATGACAATCGAAGACGAAAATTGTGAATGGAGAGAGCACTTACTGGCCAACAACTGTGGATGGAGTACCCCTTGTCAGGTGAGATGTAATTTATTAGCCATCCATCCAGTGAGTGAAATAAGAAGGAGCTGAGAACGAGAATTATTTGATTGGGTAATTACCAGAGAACGGCGTAGTGTCAAAAGATCTTCGATTTGAACGCCTTTATGAGGTTAAGAGGTAACTATCTCCACTGCTATTGGTTCTGTTAATCGAAAGCAGTATTCAAAATCGTTGTGGGTCTTAGCAGACCCCCAAAACTACATCCAAGGTTACCAAAATGAAGTTTACCACCCTACAAAAAGTCAATTGCATGCATTTCCTGTAACAGCAATTAGTACAATTTCTTGGCcagaagcagagcaaagcataCCTGACCCAAAACCCATTACCTGCTCGACTTGGCCATAGCCGTAACGTAGAATTGGATTGTGGGTGGAGTGGTGCTGGGGGAGCATATAGTCTGAAGGGAGTAAAAAAGAATGAGCACAGGGAAAACAAACTTAATTGTCTGCACAGTTTTATTTACTCCGTCGTGGGACGGACAGGAGGACGTTCCCATGTCCTTGCCCTGCCAGAGACAGATAGATATGCCATAGAGGATGAGATGAGGCTGCGTCTGCTTGTAATTACTGTGCTACGACGAGTACTGGAAGGCAGTCCTTTGCCTCCTGCACCCACTTAACGAACATGACCAAGACTGAACAAACAATaggcctctgtctctgggtcTGACTCTGAGCTCCGaacactggacactggacactgaGCACTCTGAGCACTGAGCACTGGACACTGAGCACTGGACACTGAGCACTGGGCTGTGGCTTCAACATGCACGGCTCGTTGCATGGATAAGTGATGCAAAgccccctgccctgcccatcCATTCTGCCCTGGGTCTTGTTTAATGCCAACACAAtaaacttggccaaaaggtTGTTGTCGATGCTGCAGCTCTGAGAGCGACCGAGGGAGAGGGATTCATTCCAGTGTACGGTTGGCCAGGCACCGAGTACAAGTCTGTGGCCATGTAGTAGGTGTTGTTATCATATTTGCATCGTGCTGACCCTGGTGCTGGCTGGGCCTAATGCCTCGTACCCCtacttcctcctcctgccaatAACTCAATCAATGACGCACTGCAGTTGCCCGGCGCCCATTCATCATCGGCAGACAAAATATTAATCGCTTCTGCTCTTCCACTTGCACTAGCACGTGGCTAAAATTGGATTCGAGCGCGATTATGTCACGGCAGCAAGGTTACAATTTATAATTGTCAAACGTACGAGCGATATGTGCGGATATGACCATGGATATGCGGATGCATGCCGCAACTGCCCAGACAAATGGCATACATACGGGCAGCACGGGGAGCAGCCGTCCTCCCAGGTAACCCTCAAGCTAATTTGCACCATATCCGTGATTTATGGCCAGAGGAAATTGACTTGTGATAAATGATGCTCAATGCAGCCAGCCATAAGACCTTGAAaaagctgcaacaaaagcagtCAGTTCTGAGGAATGGAAAGTCGTTCGCTATTCACGTGGATGTACCAAGGATGGTGGCATTGATTTGTTTCCTAAACGGCATAGAAAAGAGTAGATTTAAAAGAGAatacatagatagatagagacaAGATAGATTTACTTATACTAGAAAGAGATAGTCCGCATATTATCTGCTGGTTTGGCATGGTTTGGATATCTTCCAAGATTATCCATGAAATGTGCAAATTTAAGATTAAAATCGTTtctcaataaaaaaaactcaTTTAACATAAATTCAGTTCAACTAAAAGCAGACAGCTTGACCTCGAAGTAACTACTCGTAGCCTTATGTAATTTGCACAAGTAAAAAGTAACGGACCCGCTTGAGGCAAGATCTTTTCCCTGATTTTGTTTAAAGAGTAAAAGTCAAAGGCATCagccattttgcatttcaattatgaAATTGCCATTTCTAATCCGCAGCTTTAATAAAATCATCAGAAGTTTTTAATGAGGCAAAAAGTTGATGCCACATAACGATGTCATAATGGGCATTGTGTGGGCAAGACAGAATGGCAGAGGATGATAGCCCATAATAGCGGCAGATGGAGTCGCGGTTTAGTGCCTTCGCTCTGTACTCTTCACTTTCCAGTTTTCCCTAAGCAACGTCGGGGGGTCAATCAGCAGCCAAGACAGGACAATGGCAAGGACAGGCAAGCAGTTCTATTGtgattttaattagaaaaacttttgctccaCACCTCAATTAGTGGGCTCGGGGGGATCAGGCACCGAGCAACAACCGACCGCCGACCACCGACAGCATGCCACAAATTCTTGCCCAATAACGAAAACTATTCCTTAGCTTAGCATAATATTTACCAGAGGCCAAAAGTGTTGAATATCGGAGAGAGCTTTTGGTACAAAAAATGTCTGAAAATATTGGAAGAAAAACTAGTTGAAAAAgcagagggacagaggcagGAGTGGATGGATAGCCACAACAATTCCGGATGCAGAACGGAGAAGAGTAGTTCCAGCTCGAGTTTGGGTAGAGGCAAAAAGTGTGCAACACTCCCTAAAGTTGCCGGAGCACAACAAAGGCGCTTACCAGGTGTTGGTGCATGCCAGGAGTGGCAAAAGGATTGCGGAGGGAAGTGGACAGACCacaagcccaggcccagggccAGGACCAAAGTAGCAAGTTTGCCGAAGGAGCGcaggggc from Drosophila subobscura isolate 14011-0131.10 chromosome E, UCBerk_Dsub_1.0, whole genome shotgun sequence includes the following:
- the LOC117891056 gene encoding lamin-B receptor → MDRRLRRPRRDETAAAPVASSQPSLLPVTRRAGSLAAAAASGPATRTRVSPSRNKAIQPIPEIEVGPRTRRSSRPRSSVGPLTSSLPVKTSIKSPTPIREVPEESAPVRQATSNLPMTLTTNTASRAPNKSFNTSSVNSSAVNTYSSSSTITEHIEIRSEGGGEVDMSALRKRITEGLRRSVSKTFSNLGGTKATNTEDGSRYSRSLSRSVYEDEKSSKQSYSTGEEDLYEEDEQEEDEFRSFNATRQSTNLGETSCRQMKSPEELGGRLGAFLLLLLVPFCVYYLTWSCAARNACQFKNVNLAVLIDWNYLSRQVFQVRVVGSYVAYQVVVFLLVALLPGRRVHLTRETYKFNSLAVALVLIIAGGYAEYRKYPVVSYILRHYLRFCIFGIVSAFVAAAWSYWRVDTAKYNVLRHNVSNEYGRTGSFVVDFALGRQLNPKWMGRVDWKQYYYRLSLISTLLYATCYIYQTLQWPKPHPMSDGITLAKYYFNNIQYDPGTLLSASCLMLYVLDAIVFEHHLSSSFELQYEGYGGLLLLRYAATPYLLTAVTKYFYDQRVTITCWYAPIGVVALLLLGLCVKRFSSAYKYKYRLNSQSPIFANIETIHTFQGNRILLTGLWGHVRQPNYLGDIIALVALATPMALRLAWPPVLGLGLLILVLLHRTTRSNARNHARYHSAWNRYCARVRYSILPKIF